A window of Methanophagales archaeon genomic DNA:
ATGTCGCCTTCTTCATGCTCGTACTCACCTTGAAGGCTTATTGATCAATATCTCCACCGGTTTCGTCCCCCTGAACTCAGGGAATGGGTACAGTGGTCGGTCTACGAATCTAGGAGAAGAGCGTTCAGGACCATGGCAAAAACTACCTCGCCACAAGGTCACTTTCTGGCGTTCTACACCAACGATCCTATCAATTTCGTCTGCCAGGAGGCCGATTTCCTTGCATACCGTGGCTACTATACCCTATGCCAGGGCAGGGTGCTCAAGGTTCTTGCTACTATAATCGAGTGGGGAGAGTAGATTCATTGACATAGATATTCATATAAAATAATTCTCATTTAAATTCTGTGTTATAGCCGGGTATAAAATTAAATTCTGAGGTACTTTATATCAATATGTGCGGAATATAGGTTATACGACTTTATTGTTGTATATATGCAACTATATGCCTACGATACAGGGCAATGTGACCCTAAGAGGTGTACAGCGCGGAAATTAGCACGAGCAGGCTTGATAAGATCGGTTAATAAGATGCGGATGATACCCTATAAAACGATTTTGCTCGTTCCTACTGTTAGCATAGCGCTTTCACCCGCAGATAGAGAATCTACGAGCAGTATAACCGTTTTCGATTGTTCTTGGAAGGAGATAAGCACTTTTGAGGCGATTTTCAGGAAGTTGAGAAGAAGGAAGC
This region includes:
- a CDS encoding DUF367 family protein encodes the protein MQLYAYDTGQCDPKRCTARKLARAGLIRSVNKMRMIPYKTILLVPTVSIALSPADRESTSSITVFDCSWKEISTFEAIFRKLRRRKRALPYLIASNPTNYGKPFILSSAEAFAAALFILGEREQSRAILSKFKWGNEFLRLNEGMLLAYSRARDSKEVVEMQKRFMNER